A region of the Ovis canadensis isolate MfBH-ARS-UI-01 breed Bighorn chromosome 10, ARS-UI_OviCan_v2, whole genome shotgun sequence genome:
TCGTCTTGGGGTCCCTCGTAGCTGCCTGCTGCTGCAGATGCCTCCGGCCCAAGCAGGAGCCGCAGTTGAGCCGGGCCCCGGGAGGGCCCCGCCTGGTGGAGACCATCCCCATGATCCCGAGCGCCAGCACCTCGCGGGGCTCCTCCTCCCGCCAGTCCAGCACGGCcgccagctccagctccagcgcCAACTCGGGGGCCCGGGCACCCCCAACCAGGTCCCAGACCAACTGTTGCCTGCCCGAGGGCACCATGAACAACGTGTACGTGAACATGCCCACAAACTTCTCCGTGCTCAACTGCCAGCAGGCCACCCAGATCGTGCCCCATCAGGGGCAGTACCTCCATCCCCCCTTCGTGGGGTACCCCGTGCAGCCagactcagtgcccctgaccccggTGCCCCCGTTCCTGGATGGGCTGCAGACGGGCTACAGGCAGCTGCAGGCTCCCTTCCCTCACACTAACAGTGAACAGAAGATGTACCCAGCGGTGACCGTGTAACTCAGAGGGTGGCTGGGGCCTGGACCTGCCTGGGGTGAGCGGGAGCTGTGGGCTTGGGAAGGATTCTAGCCTGGAAGTCTGTGCCTGTTGGTGTTGCTTATGGCACGGTTCTGTTGGATGGCTTCATTTGCCCCCAAACTATGAAAACATCTTTCTCCGAATTAGCGTGTCTAGATTTGTTTACCCTGGTTTATGATTGATTTATGATGGGAAAGAGCAGTCCCTGGAGATACGGCTCCTTGACATCTATAAGCCTTTAAGTGCCCTTGAGGTATGGCTGTCAAAAGAATTTTGTAAACGGATgaagtgtttttattattttgttattattacttcttcttttttttttttggtataagatCAGAATTGCTGTTCTCTCCCCGTTACCTGGGCTGGTTTCTAATAAGCATCTAAGGGTTTAGGGGAGATGCAAAGAACAATAGTTCTTGTAAAAGGAAGCCAACCTGGACCCAAACGTTAGTCCTTGATCTCAGTATTTCCCAGGCACATCTTAATTTGTtgtaaaaagatatatatattatctatttttgtgctttttgggGGGGTCTGTTTTGTGCTTTTTTACCTTGTGTAGAGATCTTATTACAAAGTgattttctacattaaaaaaaggaCTGAAAGAAATTGTATAGTTCTTAATTGATGACATTTCAGAACTCTGGGATTATTTTAATCTTAAAGTAGTGGATGGTGTAGTAATAAAACCATTCATCCCCTTCTTGattgtatcttttaaatttctgGCTTTACCTTGATATCTGAGAAGAAGTAATTGTTTTTGTGTTGAAATCATAAACTGTATCACCTGCTACTTCTCCAGATTACTTTGTAAGTTTGCCATGTGGTATGGCTTGGCTTTCATTCTGTTTGGTGTTCAGATCTCCATGGCCATATGGTACTAAGTGCAGGTAATTACTGTTGTTATAAATGTTATAACATCAGCCTGTCTGCCTAGATCtgataaaacattttcttattttccctaTAAAAACTCACATGCTTTATAAAGATACTTAGTATCGTTTCTCAGCCATAATCCCAGTCTTGGGATGAAATTTAAACCACAAATACGATTTACTGTGCAAATCATAGGCTTCTTATACTGTCGTTATCAAAACGTCTTATTTTTCAAGCAAGAGGGACTGTTAAGTTGAGAAGAGCTTTTCAAAGTAGATATTGTTTTTCTTCCCCACAAAGTTAgttcttgttttcctctctcttagTCCTCAGCAAGCACTGTATTCGTTACCGGCATTGTGAATTATGAATCTCAAGTGAATTTATTTGTGTATTGTTCACTTATAAGAAATAAGGCAAAATGTGTGCCAGTAACTTTCCAAATGCTAACAAAACCAAGATTTGTAATTAAATGGCCATAAGGTATGGTCTTTTCCATATTTATATCTGTATCTGTGGATATCTGTCATCAATCATCTGTCTGCCTGTTTGATTGCTTATATGCATCTCTACCTGTTATCTCATGACTGAATAATGTAAAACCATTGTTGGCAGTTGGTGTCAACAAGATACTCCATCAAACCTCTTAATAACCAAAGGCAGGGGaaaatcattttactttattaataaatattttatgggatgaattcctgtttttttaaaattttctttctacttGGTAATTTTTCAGATGGTCTATTAAACCTGTTAATAGAGTAAAATTGCTAAAAATCATAAATACTGCTTTCTAGAACCAAGAGCCTGCCTTTAAAAGTGATTAATATCTGGGAAAGTGATGGTGTGTTCTGAGTCAGTGGGTATCATTTTACGTGTGTCTTGGGAAATGTTGAGAGCCCAAAACAAACAGTTCTTCTGGGGTCACTATACTATCAGGCTAATGTGTGTTCTGTACATTGTCTTTGATGGAGGATTCTCGCTTATCTAAGGAAGTAAAATTCCTAGGAATTTGGAGGTGAAAGGAGCCTCAGAGATCGcccagactattttttttttctgtgaagagccaaattgtaaatattttagcctTTGCCTGTTGTCTCTAAAACTATTTGGCTCTGCTGTTACAGCACAAAAGTAGCCATAGAAGGCACATAAATGAGCGCCTCTGGGTTCCAATAAAACCTGAGagatggacactgaaatttgaattttatgtaattttcacAAGTTATGAAATTCTCtacttttgatttgattttttcccagccatttcaaaatgtaaaagctATCATTAGCCCTAGGGCTATACAAATCCAGTGTGCCAGATTTGGCCATTAGGCTGTGGTTTCCcaatcccttgtggctcagctggtgaagaatctgcctgcagtgcaggagacctgggttcagtccctgggttgggaagattcccctggagaagggagaggctgcccactccagtattctggcctggagaattccatggactgtgtagtcacagggtcacaaagagttggacacgactgagcgactttcactttcccaaccCCTAATCtagtccatgggcttcccaggtagctcagtggtaaagaatccacctgccagggcaggagatgagggttcagtccttgggttgggaagatctctggagaaggaaatggcaacccactccactcttcttacctggagaatcaccatggacagaggagcctggggggttgcagagtcgaacacggctAAGTGGCTCACACACACATAGTCCAGTCCATCGTTACTTGGCGCTGGGTCCCCATGCAGTGTTCTCAGCAGCCTTTTCTAAACACTCACAGATGGAGGGTGCCTGCTTCTTTATACGGGACGGCCTGACTTTGTCTTCTTTTCAATATCATAATTCAAGCAAAAGTGCACTTTAatgaaggacatgagtttttCCCTTAGTGAATGTTACTTGGTCTTTCAAAAAAATATAACATCCCTAGAAGCAACTTCAGATCTCTTCCGTTTTGGTCAAAGCTGGAGAAATGTAGCTGACAAAGTATCCATAAAAACATTCAAACACCTGGTTTTTGGTATACCTTCCTTACTGCCAGGAAATGAGAACCGGTGAAGTGTAACATGTACCCTACAGAAACACTGTAAACCTATGGAAAAAGGAAAAGCGCATACAGACAGGAAGTAGTCTACTGCTACACATCCTctgcggagaaagcaatggcgccccactccagtactcttgcctggaaaatcccatgggcagaggagcctggtaggctgcggtccctggggtcgctaagagtcagacatgactgagagacttcactttcacttttcactttcatgcattggagaaggaaatggaacacactccagtgttcttgcctggagaatcccaggggcgggggagcctggtgggctgccgtctgtggggtcgcacagagtcggacacgactgaagcgacttggcggcagcaCACATCCTCTGTGTGGAAAACTTCAGAGTCGGCTGGTTCATGATGGTTCTGGGGCATTTAGGGTTCCCGTTTGTAAGAGAGTCAGATCCTTTGACGGCAGGGAAGAAATTAACTAGGTCTCGGCATCCACTTGAGAACCTGGAAACTCCCTGTCTCCTATCTCTAATGTTGCCGCTGGGAAAGTTAAATTTTAACAAGAATATCAACAGCCAAAGTGGCGAGAAGACCATTGAGACAAATGTGTTTTTCCAGTGTGTTTACTCTGCGATGCTCACCTTCAAGCCAGCCTTCCGCTTCTGATCAAGTCCTTAGACTCGTGACTAAGGacatatttcatttattaaatttaCCTTGAGCTCATTTTTTCAAGATTGAACTGTCATGGTCCATGAATTCTGTGACttgtattttctttgtgttttgttgcAAATTAGGATTTAAGTTTCCTCCGAAAACATCTCCTGAGGAATGCACGAAGGTGAGAATGGGGTTGGCGAGGCAAGCCGGGCAGAAGTTCTGGGCAAGTGAGAaaaaagttgttgtttagtcactaagttgtgtctgactttttcgtgaccctgtggactgtaccctccgggctcctctgtccatgagcttctccaggcaagaatactggagtgggttgccatgccctcctccaggggttcttcccatcccagggttcgaaccccatttctcctgcattggcaggaggattctttaccactaatcaCCTGGAGAAAAGTTTAAATAGAGCTGCAAGTGGGGCTCAGAAAGTTTGGAATACCGCTTTCTCTCCTCAAGTGGCCCCTGCCCAATAACAGCAATCACCCTTCGTCCCTTTTTCTCTCGAAATTTTGGCAGTGTTTCCCTGCAAGTTCACAGCAGTCTTTTGCTTACATAACATCTTCCCATCACACACGTGCCCAGCTATTCATTAAAGTGGTTTAAATTAATGCACAGATGCTTGCTTTTAGTTGCTTAAACTTCCTGAGTGTGTAAAAGGAATACGTTTATTTATAATCGACTTTAGCATTGTGACTTCCCAGGAACTTGGCCTGGTCCTCCTCTAGTCTGTCAAAGTGCAGCATTAAAATGAGTCATGGTTATTTGACTCCATCTACTCCTAGCCTGTTCTTGAGGGGGCGGTGTGCTTGTGGGATCTGGGGAGAGGGGTTATGCGGGCTCAGAAATGAGCCTGACCCTGTCGGTCGTCAGGAGGAAAGGCCAGTGTCTCAGGCACCTGATGGACTTGATGGGTTGCTGCCCAGTGAGTCAGGTATCGGCAGCTGTGGCTGACTGAACTTGCtgggagttttttgtttttattctatttaatttttttggtcaatttaaaaaatttttattttatattggagtctaACTGATTaataatgtgatagtttcagctgtacagcaaagtgagtcagttatattcatatatctgttctttttcagactgatgctaaagctgaaactccaatacttaggccacctgatgcgaagggctgactcattggaaaagaccctgatgctgggaaagattgaaggcaggaggagaaggggatgagagaggatgagatggttggatggcatcactgactcaatggacatgagtttgagtaaactctgggagttggtgatggacagggaggcctggcatgctgcagtccatggggtcgcagagtcggacacgcctgagtgactgaactgaactgattctttttgaaactcttttcccatttaggttgttacatgatattgagcagagttccctgtgttactcAGTAGGTCCTGTTGGTTCTTTGAGTAGTCGTGTGTACATGTgcatctcaaactccctaactatcctttcctcCCGCTTCCTCCCAGTAACTGAaagttcgttctctaagtctgtacACTACCCTGAAGGTGAAGGTGTCTGATCTCATCTGATCAAGGAAGCTAAACAGGGTCTGTCCTGGTTAGTGCTTGGATGGCACTTTTTAACATGATCACTTCcctattttgtttatttccttcGAGTCTTGAACAGGAACTAAATTACAGTGTCTGAGGACACTGTGGAGGAATTCCCAGACCTAGAGTGGGTGGCCGCAGGAACTTAAAAAACCCAGAGGAAGGCCTAGGAGCCTGGCAGTGGGTCGGAACCTGGCCACTGGGGAGATCACATGTCTTGCActcatacagggcttcccaggtggctcagtggcaaagaatccacccgccaatgcaagagacacaagagacccctgggttggaaagatcccctggaagaggaaatggcaacccactccagtattcttgcctggagaatcccatggacagaggagcctggagggtacagtccacggggtcgcagagtcagacaccactgagcgagcacatgcgtgtgtgcatgtagAGCCCTTGCATTGTTTGAGGAGCAGCCTATATATTGCAAGGAAGAAAGAGTCACGCACACGAGTGAGAACCCCACTCCCTGTCGTCACCCTTGatcctccttttcctcccctcCTTAGATAGTAGAGCAAGGAGGACAGCTCCGTCCTtctgccctctctctcttttttaagaaccAGAGATGAACTATTTTCATTGGCCCATTCATTCCAAAATACTTATATAGAAGATTTCTTGGACTTctgagaattttttctttttttaaatataaatttatttattttaattggaggctaattacgttacaatattgtattggttttgccatacatcaacatgaattgaaaACACAAATGTTCCTGTGATTTAAGTACCTTTCAAGTGGGCAAGTGAAAGATGATGAAGAGAAGTTATTAACCCCTTTCCTGAAAATCATGGCACTACATGGGCACACGTGTGTCCTGCAGGTTTGTCAgtgaaagatgaaaagataaagcCCTGGGAAAACAGTCTCTCCTGTCTAGAATGCTTGGTATTTTTGAATATTAAGTATAACCcacatttttgggggctccagaatcactgcaaatggtgactacagccatgaaattaaaagacacttactccttggaagaaaagttatgaccaacctagacagcatattcaaaagcagagacattaccttgccgactaaggtccgtctagtcaaagctatggtttttcctgtggtcatgtatggatgtgagagttggactgtgaagaaggctgaggaccgaagaactgatgcgtttgaactgtggtgttggagaagactcttgagagtcccttggactgcaaggagatccaaccagtccattctgaaggagatcagccctgggatttctttggaaggaatgatgctaaagctgaaactccagtactttggccacctcatgtgaagagtttactcattggaaaagactctgatgctgggagggattgggggcagaaggaaaaggggacgacagaggatgagatggctggatggcatcatggactcgatggacgtgagcctgagtgaactctgggagttggtgatgaacagggaggcctggcgtgctgcaattcatggggtcgcaaagagtcagacacgactgagcgactgaactgaactgaactgaca
Encoded here:
- the SHISA2 gene encoding protein shisa-2 homolog isoform X1, producing the protein MWAGRHPAAASPDAASLLRLLLAALLAAGALASGEYCHGWLDAQGVWRLGFQCPERFDGGDATICCGSCALRYCCSSADARLDQGGCDNDRQQGAGEPGRADKDGPDGSAGSHHGISLSFSSVPIYVPFLIVGSVFVAFIVLGSLVAACCCRCLRPKQEPQLSRAPGGPRLVETIPMIPSASTSRGSSSRQSSTAASSSSSANSGARAPPTRSQTNCCLPEGTMNNVYVNMPTNFSVLNCQQATQIVPHQGQYLHPPFVGYPVQPDSVPLTPVPPFLDGLQTGYRQLQAPFPHTNSEQKMYPAVTV
- the SHISA2 gene encoding protein shisa-2 homolog isoform X2; the encoded protein is MWAGRHPAAASPDAASLLRLLLAALLAAGALASGEYCHGWLDAQGVWRLGFQCPERFDGGDATICCGSCALRYCCSSADARLDQGGCDNDRQQGAGEPGRADKDGPDGSAVPIYVPFLIVGSVFVAFIVLGSLVAACCCRCLRPKQEPQLSRAPGGPRLVETIPMIPSASTSRGSSSRQSSTAASSSSSANSGARAPPTRSQTNCCLPEGTMNNVYVNMPTNFSVLNCQQATQIVPHQGQYLHPPFVGYPVQPDSVPLTPVPPFLDGLQTGYRQLQAPFPHTNSEQKMYPAVTV